From Paenibacillus sp. PvR098:
TCTCTAATAAAAGAAGGCAGAAATCCGGTATATTTGACCTCAAGAATTTCACGCGGCTCTCGAAATACATACATAGGCACGGCATGAGAATTAAATATATCCTGTGTATTAATCACCGCTGCAAGCCCCTTGTCAAAGGTTACCCTCACATCTCCCAAAGGGTAAATATACGCTTCGCGCGTGTAATCCACGATCACTTTCGGACTTAAGCCATGTACCTTGATTCCGTAATAAAATTGGTGGAGAAGCGGTTCCTTGCGCTTGAGCAAAAACACCACGTCTCCCGCCATGATCTGATCATACTCTTCCCTCGAAAGTGATGCCGACTCCTTGCAAATCATATCGCCAAATTTCGACTTCCGCTCCAGCTTTATCGCATGATCCGATTGGTTATAAATCCGAATTCTATATTTCTTTCTCTTCATGATCCCGTAATTTTTCTCATACAAAGCGTTGTTGTTCAGGTCATCAAAATATAAGCTTCGAATATGGTAGCCTTCCTCACTAACGGAATTGCGGTCCCTATGCAGCAACGTATTCAAGCGCACACGCAACGACTGATGGTCAAACGGATGAAGGTAGTGTTTCAATTCATATCTCAGCTTTTTACCTTCATATTGCATAGGTACCTCCTATGATTCTATTATAATCTGTTTTACCCCGTGAAAGAATTTACCATTCCCGTCGATAAAACTCTCAAAAGCGATTTGCTCGTGCCCTTGACTGTCACGAATAATCACTCTCCAGTAATACACCCCCACCGGAAGCCGCTCCATCGTCAGCTCGGTTTCTTGTAACCCTTTGTTCTCATAAACCATTGTTGAGAAGTCAGGCGTTTGGGCGATTTGAACATCATAGTAAATCTCATC
This genomic window contains:
- a CDS encoding polyphosphate polymerase domain-containing protein translates to MQYEGKKLRYELKHYLHPFDHQSLRVRLNTLLHRDRNSVSEEGYHIRSLYFDDLNNNALYEKNYGIMKRKKYRIRIYNQSDHAIKLERKSKFGDMICKESASLSREEYDQIMAGDVVFLLKRKEPLLHQFYYGIKVHGLSPKVIVDYTREAYIYPLGDVRVTFDKGLAAVINTQDIFNSHAVPMYVFREPREILEVKYTGFLPSFIRELLDFHGSLRTAISKYVLCRHFMKEHQHL